A section of the Methanobrevibacter sp. TMH8 genome encodes:
- the cobT gene encoding nicotinate mononucleotide-dependent phosphoribosyltransferase CobT, translating into MFDGLKSYGSNELLKKLTGKNPFFICTIATTSTAIIPNITGAGATPELMEYTPAGDVELIVHSELRCCDIPPQTIIDGASAPTPAMLTKAALELTDVPYLIVDAGSKIKPDVPYITVAEEGEYGHDIRTGHAVVNPRKIFENSKIIGHQLSKYNDYLVIGESIPAGTTTALGTLTALGYDADFKVSGSMPENPHNLKKDVVMEGLANGGILDGMGNIGKIDPFIAVSVVGDPMIPAVAGLVLGSNVPVILAGGTQMASVCGFIKAIDPDFDFARICLGTTSFVADDNTSDLFNITAQIGDINIHAVNPQFGKSKNMGLKNYLNGFVKEGVGAGGAMLMALLLGYSIDDIRQKVEEVCE; encoded by the coding sequence ATGTTTGATGGTCTTAAATCTTATGGTTCTAATGAGCTTTTAAAAAAATTAACTGGTAAAAATCCTTTTTTTATTTGTACAATAGCTACGACTTCCACAGCAATTATTCCAAATATCACTGGTGCTGGTGCTACTCCTGAACTTATGGAATATACTCCTGCAGGAGATGTTGAGTTGATTGTTCATAGTGAGCTTCGATGTTGTGATATTCCACCTCAGACTATTATTGATGGAGCTTCTGCTCCTACTCCTGCCATGCTTACAAAAGCTGCTCTTGAATTAACTGATGTTCCTTATTTAATAGTTGATGCTGGTTCAAAAATAAAACCAGATGTTCCTTATATTACTGTTGCTGAAGAAGGAGAATATGGTCATGATATAAGAACTGGTCATGCAGTAGTTAACCCTAGAAAAATATTTGAAAATTCAAAGATAATAGGTCATCAGCTATCTAAATATAATGATTATCTTGTAATTGGTGAAAGTATTCCAGCAGGAACTACAACAGCTCTTGGAACTTTAACTGCTCTTGGTTATGATGCTGACTTTAAAGTTAGTGGTAGTATGCCCGAAAATCCTCATAATCTAAAAAAAGATGTGGTTATGGAAGGATTAGCTAATGGGGGAATTCTTGATGGTATGGGGAATATTGGAAAAATTGACCCATTTATAGCTGTTTCTGTAGTAGGTGATCCAATGATTCCAGCTGTAGCAGGTTTAGTTCTTGGAAGTAATGTTCCAGTAATTTTAGCTGGTGGAACTCAAATGGCCAGTGTTTGTGGATTTATAAAAGCTATTGATCCTGATTTTGATTTTGCAAGGATTTGTCTTGGAACCACAAGTTTTGTAGCTGATGATAATACATCTGATTTATTCAATATTACAGCTCAAATTGGAGATATAAATATTCATGCAGTCAATCCTCAATTTGGAAAATCTAAAAATATGGGCCTTAAAAATTATCTAAATGGTTTTGTCAAAGAGGGAGTTGGAGCTGGAGGCGCAATGCTCATGGCACTTCTTTTAGGATATTCAATAGATGATATTCGTCAAAAAGTTGAAGAAGTATGTGAATAA
- the uppP gene encoding undecaprenyl-diphosphatase UppP, translating into MDILQAIIVGIVQGLTEFLPVSSSAHLIFVQEFFGINQSALAFDVLLHLGTLLAVVSYFFKDIIEMIKAFFSSIADIFRGRFRQGFKEDQYKKLVWMVIIGTIPVGIIGLVFNDQVEAAFNSITIPAFFLLITGVLLYVSQRWNVGNKNIKDVGLKEAILVGIGQACAIIPGLSRSGTTIASGLLIGLDKEFAAKFSFLLAVPAILGASVTELGGITTGLDTNFLPYILGFLAALVSGYLAISILLKLIRERSLDIFVVYCWIVGAAILVYSLFFM; encoded by the coding sequence ATGGATATTCTACAAGCAATTATAGTAGGAATAGTACAAGGTTTAACAGAATTTTTACCTGTAAGTAGCTCTGCTCACCTTATTTTTGTTCAAGAATTTTTTGGTATTAATCAATCAGCTTTAGCTTTTGATGTTTTACTTCACTTAGGAACATTATTGGCTGTAGTTAGCTATTTCTTTAAAGATATTATAGAAATGATAAAAGCATTCTTCTCAAGTATAGCTGATATTTTCAGAGGAAGATTTAGACAAGGGTTTAAAGAAGATCAATATAAAAAATTAGTTTGGATGGTTATTATTGGAACTATTCCTGTAGGAATAATAGGGCTTGTCTTTAATGATCAAGTTGAAGCTGCATTTAACTCTATAACTATTCCAGCTTTCTTCTTGTTAATTACTGGTGTACTTTTATATGTATCTCAAAGATGGAATGTTGGTAATAAAAATATTAAAGATGTTGGCCTTAAAGAAGCTATTCTTGTAGGTATTGGTCAAGCATGTGCTATTATTCCAGGTTTGTCACGTTCAGGAACAACTATCGCTTCTGGTTTACTTATAGGTCTTGATAAAGAATTTGCTGCTAAATTCAGTTTTCTTTTAGCTGTTCCAGCTATTTTAGGCGCGTCTGTAACTGAATTAGGCGGTATTACAACAGGATTAGATACAAATTTCCTTCCATATATTTTAGGATTTTTAGCTGCTCTTGTTTCAGGATACTTAGCTATTAGTATACTTTTAAAATTAATCAGAGAAAGAAGTTTAGACATATTTGTAGTTTACTGTTGGATAGTAGGTGCAGCTATATTAGTTTACAGCTTGTTTTTCATGTAA
- the ilvE gene encoding branched-chain-amino-acid transaminase: MSWDDNGGKVWMDGEFVDWKEANISVLSHVVHYGSSVFEGIRCYENKNGSAIFRLDEHVDRLFDSAKIYKMKIPFEKEDIANAIKETVTINNLRSCYIRPVTYRGYKELGVNPLKCPVNTSIAVWEWGTYLGDEAMENGVDIGVSSWRRLAPDTMPSMAKAGANYMNAQLAKIEAIENGFDEAIMLDYHGFVGEGSGENIFLVKDDVIYTPPLSSSILNGITRNSVISIANDLGYEVIKEKIPREMVYLADEVFFTGTAAEVTPIRSVDNITIGSGKRGPIAEKIQSEFFSIVEGKTEDKFNWLTYLDY; encoded by the coding sequence ATGTCATGGGATGATAACGGTGGAAAAGTATGGATGGATGGAGAATTTGTAGATTGGAAAGAGGCTAATATTTCTGTTCTATCTCATGTAGTACATTATGGATCTAGTGTCTTTGAAGGAATAAGATGCTATGAGAATAAAAATGGTAGTGCAATATTCCGACTTGATGAACATGTTGATAGGTTATTTGATTCAGCTAAAATATATAAAATGAAAATTCCATTTGAAAAAGAAGATATAGCTAATGCAATAAAAGAAACTGTTACTATAAATAATCTTCGTTCTTGTTATATACGTCCTGTTACTTATAGGGGGTATAAAGAATTAGGAGTCAATCCTTTAAAATGCCCAGTCAATACATCAATAGCTGTTTGGGAATGGGGAACCTATTTGGGTGATGAAGCTATGGAAAATGGTGTTGATATTGGTGTTTCTTCATGGAGAAGACTTGCACCTGATACTATGCCTAGTATGGCCAAAGCTGGAGCTAATTATATGAATGCACAGTTAGCTAAAATTGAAGCTATTGAAAATGGATTTGATGAAGCTATAATGTTGGATTATCATGGTTTTGTTGGAGAAGGTAGTGGAGAAAATATATTTTTGGTTAAGGATGATGTTATTTACACACCTCCACTTTCATCTTCAATATTAAATGGAATAACAAGAAATTCAGTTATTTCAATAGCTAATGATCTTGGTTATGAAGTTATAAAAGAAAAAATACCAAGAGAAATGGTTTATTTAGCCGACGAAGTATTTTTTACAGGTACAGCTGCTGAAGTTACTCCAATTCGTTCTGTTGATAATATAACTATTGGTTCTGGTAAAAGAGGCCCTATAGCAGAAAAAATTCAATCAGAATTTTTCAGCATTGTTGAAGGAAAAACTGAAGACAAATTCAATTGGTTAACTTATTTAGATTATTAA